One segment of Agrococcus sp. ProA11 DNA contains the following:
- a CDS encoding FMN-binding negative transcriptional regulator, with the protein MQPNPLYRIGASEVRDLIGRAPWMQLISHPASGPVASPSPVLLAPDDAGVGDTIVLETHLGRADARLHGLLEPGPHTMLAIAQGEHGYVSPSWYLGDDAGQIPTWNFEQATLTCDVAVLDAEANLETLRRLVAHFERQYAPEHGVRLDLDDEGNRGMAMGTVGLRLTVRSFDAKAKMSQNKSEETRASVLAHLDAANPRLAARMRLAATDEPASTAATAD; encoded by the coding sequence ATGCAGCCGAACCCGCTCTATCGAATCGGTGCATCGGAGGTGCGCGACCTCATCGGGCGCGCGCCGTGGATGCAGCTGATCTCGCACCCCGCATCCGGCCCCGTCGCCTCGCCGTCGCCCGTGCTGCTGGCACCGGACGACGCCGGCGTCGGCGACACGATCGTGCTCGAGACGCACCTGGGTCGGGCGGATGCGCGGCTGCATGGACTGCTCGAGCCCGGCCCGCACACGATGCTCGCGATCGCGCAGGGCGAGCACGGCTACGTCTCCCCCAGCTGGTACCTGGGCGATGACGCCGGCCAGATTCCCACCTGGAACTTCGAGCAGGCGACGCTCACCTGCGACGTCGCGGTGCTGGATGCCGAGGCGAACCTCGAGACGCTGCGCCGCCTCGTCGCCCACTTCGAGCGGCAGTACGCGCCCGAGCACGGCGTGCGTCTCGACCTCGACGACGAGGGCAACCGCGGCATGGCGATGGGCACGGTCGGCCTGCGGCTCACCGTGCGCTCGTTCGATGCGAAGGCGAAGATGAGCCAGAACAAGTCGGAGGAGACGCGCGCATCCGTGCTCGCGCACCTCGACGCAGCCAACCCCCGTCTCGCCGCGCGCATGCGCCTCGCCGCGACCGACGAGCCCGCCTCGACTGCGGCCACGGCAGACTGA
- a CDS encoding sigma-70 family RNA polymerase sigma factor — MAARWEQVCAELVAERGDALVRYAMLLSGDEEEARDMVQDALTATFGRLRNGFEVEQAEAYVRKAIANRFLDRARRGQRWRRIAPLVGERERVDSGSTLTGERLDMAARLQRLSPRERACIVLRYDEDRTVDQIAAELGISSGAVKRYLSDALHKLREILEREGRA, encoded by the coding sequence GTGGCAGCCAGGTGGGAGCAGGTCTGCGCAGAGCTCGTCGCGGAGCGCGGCGATGCGCTGGTGCGGTACGCGATGCTCCTCAGCGGCGATGAGGAGGAGGCCCGCGACATGGTGCAGGATGCGCTCACAGCCACGTTCGGGCGGCTGCGCAACGGCTTCGAGGTCGAGCAGGCAGAGGCCTACGTGCGGAAGGCGATCGCCAACCGATTCCTCGATCGGGCGCGCCGCGGGCAGCGGTGGCGCAGGATCGCGCCGCTCGTGGGCGAGCGCGAGCGGGTCGATTCCGGCTCGACGCTGACCGGTGAGCGGCTCGACATGGCGGCGCGGCTGCAGCGGCTGAGCCCGCGCGAGCGCGCCTGCATCGTGCTGCGCTACGACGAGGACCGCACCGTCGACCAGATCGCCGCAGAGCTCGGCATCTCGTCGGGCGCGGTCAAGCGATACCTGTCGGATGCGCTGCACAAGCTGCGAGAGATCCTGGAGCGGGAGGGCCGCGCGTGA